TTAATTCTCCTGATCATGATTTAGATAAAATCATTGATTCACTTCAAAAAGCAATACAGTTAAAATCTCATGGTTCACTTATAGCAACCGGAAAAATCAAAATATGGAATCAGACAGAACTCATGAATACTGACTTTCCTAAAATGGAATGGTTAGTGTATTCACTCATTCCTAAAGGTAATGTTGTTGTACTGGCCGGAGCTCCGAAACTGGGTAAAAGCTGGATGGCCCTGGCCCTGGGTCACGCTGTTGCAACCGGGGGTTCCTTCCTTGGATTTAATGCACTCAAAGCACAAGTATTGATCCTTTCTCTTGAGACTTCCCCGGCCAGAGATGCAGGACGTTTCCGCAAAATGGGTATTACTCCAAATGATAATTTATTCATTGCTCATGAGTGGCCAAAAGGGGCCGAAGGGTTCGCCAAGATAAGGGAGTGGCTGGACTCTCACCCACAAGCCGGAATGATCCTGGCAGACACATGGGTTAAACTGGCAGACCGCCATGACATGAACGACTATTCAGCCGTAAGTCATGAAACAGGAACACTTAAAGCGATTGCGGCAGAGTACGATGTAACCATAGGCATTCTGACCCATACAAGGAAAGGCTCTCAGTCAGAAGATGCCTTTGACGCAATAATGGGCTCTCAGGGGCTCTCCGGCATAGCTGACACCATGATGGTCATGAGGAAGAGAAGAGGGGCTCACGAGGCGTCCCTGAACGTCACAGGCCGGGAAATAACGGAGAATGAATTTGTTCTCAAGTTTGATCCTGATGTCTGCACCTGGGAGATGGTCGGAAATTCTTCAGAAGTTGCAGAACATGACAGCAGCCAGCCTATTCTTGATTATCTCAAAGAACATGGAGA
This genomic stretch from Oceanispirochaeta sp. harbors:
- a CDS encoding AAA family ATPase — protein: MSNQLEQQDGPKAEQFETDYERIVLHCFFASHGLIKDSGINESDFLNPKHKQIFRVMNLILSEGDIPELVAVSERMIDDSSYLSELSGLEGCSTANINFYSKKLKSRSKIIELRRAAESTLDSLNSPDHDLDKIIDSLQKAIQLKSHGSLIATGKIKIWNQTELMNTDFPKMEWLVYSLIPKGNVVVLAGAPKLGKSWMALALGHAVATGGSFLGFNALKAQVLILSLETSPARDAGRFRKMGITPNDNLFIAHEWPKGAEGFAKIREWLDSHPQAGMILADTWVKLADRHDMNDYSAVSHETGTLKAIAAEYDVTIGILTHTRKGSQSEDAFDAIMGSQGLSGIADTMMVMRKRRGAHEASLNVTGREITENEFVLKFDPDVCTWEMVGNSSEVAEHDSSQPILDYLKEHGDSNTQAIADAVGKSKQNTSNILGRMADKGQIVKISRGVYNLPLETPFTSFTSLHSDLPETETINGEYTSTRCTRTTPEPEPEEVINFEIF